CGGGAAAAGATTTGTATAACAATATATGCATTTCTGTATTATTTTTCTATCTGATCAGTGCATTCTAAAGAGTAACGAGATTTATACAGATGTACTGTGCCAAAATATTTTTTTACGACAATTTTATGTTTGTTTAAAGTATTTGTGATCTATTTCCGTCGTGTTTGTATGAAAGTTTCATAAGGACTGTATAAAATGTTAGCACTAATCATTGACTAGTTTTCAAGTATTATTAGACGATGTTCGCACACTACATTTCAACTAATAAATTCTTCCTCTTTCGTATTAACCGGATTCACGAACTAACTACTCATTCTTTAACATGTAAGTTATGAACGCTCAAACTGTCCGCAAACAATGTGTTCAATGTTTATAAGTGTACTTTTTTCTACTAGACAGACAAAAAGAATAATGGGTACTATTGTACATCTCACTGTAACTTCAAACCTTCTATCTTTAGGTTTGATCGATAGATCGAGGACGATTACGCTTACACTAATCTCGCGAACTTTGATACTTTTACAAAGCAATTTTAGAAATATTTCGCAGTGTTCGATTAAGATTTTCAAGAATTATTCGACGCATCTTTTTTTATCTAAACCCTTTCCACCTTTTCACTCAATCTTTAAGAATCTCATCCTTAAGacctttctaatgtttcccttTCTTTAAAGCGTTTGTAAAACACCTTGCCTTTGTAGATTAAGATTGGAGGCAAGTATATCTTCGAAAGATGTAAAATTTTATTATAAGACATGTATTCTACTCTAGATTAATCgaactgtatatatatatacttacacacgTTAATTTTACTATGtactataatatattttttaaaagttATGTACATATACATGTTTGCCAAGTAGTTTGGCATTTTCGTATGTTTCCTATGCGTAATCAAATCAAAAAAAAGAATCGGAAAATACTTTGTAAGACTGGATGCAGACGACACGTGTTTTATACGTGCATTTTTTTTCCCGCTGCACGTCTCGGTTGTGCGTTGAATTTTATGAAGACGCACAGACGAGCTCCTCCTAACACACAGCGAGCAAATGAAAACTTGTTTTGTACGCCCTTATGTACTATTGGTGTTTATGAAAGTAATCTAGATTATATGATCTTTGTTTCGAAGCGTTTAAACTTTTGTTCTTGGGTATACGAACGTTCCATTACGATATGATTTGTATATAAAGTATTGCCACAAAACAGCAACGAAATAACAGTTCGTACGTTGCTTCTTTATGCCGTCGTGATCGCAGAAAGCGTAAAGTTTACAAAAATCGTGCAATGAAAGGTTAAAAATGATTTTCTCTTGTAATATAAATCTTTTTCTACGACTGTAACATATTTTGCGAGTAGCTAGTAAGAGAATGTATTTTTAAAAATCTCAAATAATTTACGATTAGATCGTTCGTGAAATTATTGATGTATCTTTGCCTTAAAAATGACGCAACAACAAAAAAAAGTTCAATCAATTATCATCAGTATTCTAGTTCTTTCTAGTCTTTTTTCCCCAATAGTTTCGATTATTCATAttttgaatattataatatctcTCTTCCTCTGTTACTGTTCTAGCTGTAGCGTGCGTGATGTAAATAATTTACGATTACTTCGCAAAGATACCTTTATATAATTACAAATCGACGTAGCACAAAAAGGAAATGAGTTGTATTCTTTTAAATTTCTGGTAAACTACTTTCATAATCAttgacatatatatatttcatatataaGTAATTATATATGAAAGGCTTGGAGGAAAAAAAATGGTCGTTAAAACCCGCTCATCCGCATCGAGCCTAGATTTGAAGACGTGTTGAACGCGACAATTATTGTTCCAACATTACTGATATCAATTCGTCCATTGAAACTGTCGAGCTTTTGTGTATGTCATGTATTTACGGCGACTATGTAACGAAATAGCCGTACTTACATCATAGTACTTATATCATAGCAAATGCGCAAAATATCATATATGAAATATACGTGACGTTGTGTAAAATAATTATAACTATTATATTCTTTATATAATAAATCGAAATACATACCTAAAAACGAACAGTGTATATTTTTGTGTTTATTACAACAAGTCGAATTGGTTTGGAGGTACATAATTGGAAAATATACATAAACATATGTGAATCAATTAACGATCGTAATCGATCACTTAACGGTTTCTTTCTTTGCGTTTATTCCTGCATTCTTTAAGGTCGGGCCTTTAAGGTACCCAAGTTTTCGTAAATACCTTACAAAAAACGGCGTCACCGCTAGCGTAATCGACAGTCGAATTGGGGCGAATAACTTGTGAATGGCATACGCAATCAAGAAAGTTGACGAAGCGGTAACAACACTTTTTAAGTCCTCGTTACTTACGTCCAATACAGATTTAATGAAAGGTTGTAAATCTACTCCACTGAAACCAATATTTCTATAATGACTATgcggaaatatttaaatattgtaATTAATACAAAAATTCAATCCTcgcgttatttatttattttcgagCGAATTTAATATATGATACTTATTGGGAGAAAGATATTTCTTTAAATTAAAATAGGGAATTGCGCGTAAGATAGTTGAACATAATCGCAAAAACTAACCTAACTAATGCTGCATAACAAGCAACAAGAGACATCATAGAGATTCCGACATGAAACACAAAACCAGTAATTCCATAATCCTTGAATATTTTCTTGACTTTATCTCTCTGGGATAGTTTCGACACTTCATCTACTTTTAGCTTTTTCCTTTCGGAATTTTCCGTATTTAACGGTGACGGTACTTTTGATGAATATTCCATGGTGCATATGTATTTTGGCGCATAGGTTGCTTGGAAAAGTGTTTTCGTTGCGACGTAACTTGTCAGACCTGAATGACAAACTACAATTTCCACACTGTTTTATCATATCAATTAGATAAGAGAATATGTTCTCACTATGCTGTGATTACTTTATAACTGATTAACCTAGACCATTGAAAGGGGACTGCTAATTTCATTTGCTATATTAGTCCAAGCATCTAGCGTCGATCGAAAATTCTGGAACGCAGTGCTTAACTCTTTTGGATCATCACACCGTGTGTACGTCTTAAGTATTTGAATAGTGCACCACCATACCCGACTACAACTTTCAAAACCAGTTCCATACAGATCTCtcgtataaatatttaaattatgTGCGATCATAAAATATACGAAACAGCGGGATAAACAAAAATATACCGTTAGAAAAGTAACGTCGTCGCGAAATAATCAAAACAGTTTCCTTTCCCCATACACAGAATGTGTTTACGTAAATATTGCACGAAATCGTGTTTTatcaaaaatattataaaaaagaaaaagtggtCAGAATTCTATATTCTCCTCTTACTAACCACTTTTAGTCAGTTTCAAGGGCGGCAAACGAACACTTCGATAATGTGATTTCTGCATGTCCTCGGCGATGTATTTTCCGTCTCTGGCCCATTGACCGCCTGGCATGTTCAAGTGCGTCGATTTCCCATTGGAACTGTACGGTTTCGGCACGTTGCTCTGCATCGTGCCGTTTAAACTGACCGCTCCAAAGCAATCGTATGAGTCGACATGCGTGTCGCTGCAATTCTGCATGGCGCTGCCGCGCTGTGTCGGTTTCATCGTTTCTTTGGAGAAAAatgatctgcaatcgctgtttccataGAGCAGTACTGGAGCAGCGATGTCTCGTGCCCTTTCCGGCGTAAATCGGCCAGTTTCGTTTGCGAATATTTCAGAGACGTTCGTTGGAAGCGGCAGAGTAGGAGGCTCAGGATAACGACGGACGCTCGTTACGTGCAGATTTTTCATGCGATTGTGATGCACCACTGTGTGTCGCGTACACCGCATTTCGGCTAGCGATGTACTGGCTGAAATAAATTATAATCGTTTTATTCAGACGAATGTTCATATATAATACAATTCGACAAGACAAATAGAACATGTAGGGAATTTGCTTAAATGATCAGGATAATCATTCATCAGTGCATAATTGTACGCACAACTCTTTCTACGGATTGAACCCGTTGCATTtcgaattatttttcaattttgtttcGGTTTCTACTTGTAAACAATTTTGTTTACTAATTGTCTTAAATACAGCTCTCAAACTTTActgtaatttatattaatggaaTTTGTATTTACTTTATTTTCTATTTACCGATGTCGAGTCGCATTCGACAAAGGATTGTGAAGGGTTAAACACATTGTACGCATAAGTCAATTCACCAAGGCTGACCATGTTATACAACTGACTAAAAGACACAATCATTGttacatttaaaaaaaatatatattttatgcATTGATTTACcagcgatatatatatataatagatTGATAAATAGTTTTCTTAATGTTCGTGTATAATTAGCTCTGTAACACTTGCTGACTTAAATAacttaaatttatttaaattaatttggaagGAATAAAATCAATGCACGTATGGAAATTTCTACCTGTCACTGTGTTCCATTCGAGGTTACGACGTGCGATGGTGCGATTGAATTTAACCAGTGAATAATTTATGAATAATATCAGCAGATACAAACTTGTACGCAAAAGTGTGTTGCAAATTTCATACCTGTGTGCGAGACCCGTGACAAAGCTGTTAACAAATCAGACCAGTTACTGACACGAAACAATGTCATTCTAAAACTTCGATGGCAATTATAACCAACTGTTTCGTTGATGTATATTACAGAGGAGACACGCTGCTCCTTTATAAAATCTAACAAATAGAATGGATGTACAGGCGTCGAAAAATAGAAATACCACTCTTATACGGCGATCTCCATAAAAGAGCCTAACCTAAGAAAACTTCAGTATTTATATTCACCACGATTTTACCGTATATAACCTGTATACGTGCTTCTCGAATACTCGTACGTCTCTTAACAACAGTGTGAACGCGTCATAGAAACCGGTTGACGCTTCGTATGTATATATAAGAAACTTTGAAGGatatattataaaattattGGCAGGTATATACACTTGAATGAGTTGCTTGATATCTACTCTGCGCCGCACTAACACAAACGCGTGGCCACCGACTGCTTTACATGGGATAGCGCAAGATGCGCAAACAACATGCGCAGACTCGTTTCTAACGATTTCCATTGGTATATATTTCTAACGTGCATTATTAAGTTCAATTACTTTTATTCAAAGGAACGAATAAATCATATTCCGCTTTCGTAACAAAAGTATCTGAAAATGTTGTTCGACGAGCGACACAAGTCTGGTAGCTATATAAAAAACAATACAAAAAGAGAATTATACAAATAATGTCACACACAAGATGCGAATAAATTACGTATTGTATTGTTGTATTTTCatgtattttatcattttttttttttacctcttGAACGCGACAACGAAGTCCAGCTTCTAAAACTCCTAAAATGACGAATTTATATAATTGTAAACGCTTTACTATCTCTCGGTgctcttttcttctttcaacTCTAATTGACTATAATCGTGTGATCGACAAATCATCATCCCCATCGTGAGCCTCGCCTGTTTAATAAAACGTTGCACTTGCACTTCTTCAGTTTTCAACAGGTTTCAAAAATGACGCGTCGAGCCGTGCTGAAGTTTTTTAATCATAGTTATTATTATCGTTAATATCCATATAATTATCAATAACTACAGTAAAACACAAAACAAAAATGGTGATATCTGTACATTTCTTTCTCTTAAGTAGTAACATAAATTTTTTGTATACCGGTAGCCTATAATAGGAAGAAACTAAACCATAATATTCACAGATATTTTACAAGATAGATAAGACACGACGCAGACACTCACGCCACGGGAAACTCACTCTCACTTTCACTCTTACTCTCAcactcactctctttctctctctctatctcgctctctctctctctatacacACAAAACGATCTCTCGGAAAGGAGGAAGGGGCTGGAAAGTATCGAAGGGAACGAAGAATGTGGTCAGAAAATGAGAGAtagagaaaaacaaaaaaaaaatatagaagAAACGGAAGAAGCGGTTATTGCTATAAAAATGAACGAAATACCGAGACGTGAGCGTCTTGTTCGCGTCCTATTATGTATACTTAACCGTAGCTGTAATATATATGCTTTCTTTAAACTCATCATCCCGCTCGCTCACTTATACCTCTACACTGTACATATGCACAACGCATCTTTTACACTGTACATGCATACGCTCCACGAGTATCCGCGCTGCCTTAAATTAATCGCGTTCTTTCTTAAGGATCGTCAAAACACGTTCTACGTACGGTATGGACAATGCGTATGCACTTTGCATCGTTCGCATTACGAGCATTAACGACCAAAGATCTCCTTACTGTCACATGTAACGTAATACAGTTTCGATACACGATCGCGCGCGTTACATTGCTCGTCTCGACGTACGAAACGaacgaagagagaaaaaaaagagaacagaACAAATAAGAAACGTTAAATTATTAAATTGTTGATTGATCGCGCGTTCATATCGAAAGGggaacaaataaaaaaaaaaaacgagagaagTCGTATGAAAAGAAACCCATTTAAAGCGATCGATCGTTCGAGTCGGTAGAACACGGTAACAAGGAATAACATGTTTTGACCATCCCTAATACTTTTACATAAGGTTATTCTCTAGAGGCATGCGCTCTATGCGCAGCAGCGATAATATCGTAAATAGGTAAGTTTCTTTATATTACTTaataatgtttttttttttcttctccacgGCTCCGTGTGATATAGTATAACTTCTGGTCTATACACGTAAGCGCATTATTATCCTCGACACGATTGCTAAAGAGTCTATGACACATCGCGCAAAAGGCGACAAAGGATAAGAGAAAAATGGGGATGGAAGTGTACAGAACGGGGCGACGTCAATGGTCAATGAGATCGGTCATACTGCGTATCCTGTCTTCGTCCAGTAC
This is a stretch of genomic DNA from Xylocopa sonorina isolate GNS202 chromosome 8, iyXylSono1_principal, whole genome shotgun sequence. It encodes these proteins:
- the LOC143426181 gene encoding uncharacterized protein LOC143426181; this encodes MTLFRVSNWSDLLTALSRVSHTASTSLAEMRCTRHTVVHHNRMKNLHVTSVRRYPEPPTLPLPTNVSEIFANETGRFTPERARDIAAPVLLYGNSDCRSFFSKETMKPTQRGSAMQNCSDTHVDSYDCFGAVSLNGTMQSNVPKPYSSNGKSTHLNMPGGQWARDGKYIAEDMQKSHYRSVRLPPLKLTKSGLTSYVATKTLFQATYAPKYICTMEYSSKVPSPLNTENSERKKLKVDEVSKLSQRDKVKKIFKDYGITGFVFHVGISMMSLVACYAALVSGVDLQPFIKSVLDVSNEDLKSVVTASSTFLIAYAIHKLFAPIRLSITLAVTPFFVRYLRKLGYLKGPTLKNAGINAKKETVK